The Alnus glutinosa chromosome 3, dhAlnGlut1.1, whole genome shotgun sequence nucleotide sequence tatatatatatatatatatatataccaataataccattaaatttgtaaaagttAATATGAGTAGTAAACTAATCCAGACCGATGGGCATGATTTATAGCTCGATCTGATTGATTAATTTTCTATATCAGGGCCCAACCaattttgtgatttatttttatttgctttttaatAGGCTGGCCAGACTCCACTGGTCGAAGGGCTGAAGCCCAAAAGTGTGCCGAGGAAAGGCGGTCAAGTGGTCTATGGACCATTCCAGGTGGGGCTGTTTTTAATggtgagaaatgctattttgtattatttcatttttttttatctttgttttttgaaaagcaataattaaatttttatgacCTAGGACATAGGTGAAGGTCTAGGTCCTACAGATTGAATagttaattttaagaaaatgaggataaaaataaagataagagAATACCAAATAGCTATTTATAAAAACTTTCCGCGAATACAACTCCCTCATTTTAGAAGGTCGGAGATGCTCGTACTGAGACCTATGTTATCAATGATCCGAACTAGCTTGTTTGCTTATTGAAATTTTGCTAGCATTTTTTCTGACATCCACTTACATTTGCCAGCTGCTTTGAAAATTTCTCACAATGCAAATTTTAGAGTATATTGTTTAGCTAAATAGGTGGTTTCTTACCTTGTGTTTTGAAAGCATTTATGATTGGTCTCCTATTCTTTCTTCCACCCGAATCAAGTACGAGAAAAACCCCATCTGTAACCATTTTTTCCTTGGCtgaataggaaaaaaagaagaagaagaagaagaagaagctagctAGCTACCAAAGTCTATAGgaagaaatattaaaatattaattagatgattaaatttataatttaaattttcaaaaataaccgGTAATTTAATAGAAAGGATGTAGCGGGCTAtacgaaaaaaataataataaaaaaaaaaagtgcacaaaataaaaatccatgtgACTGTAACGATTCATTAGTCATCTTAGGAAAATGAAAATCTCACTTCTTTCATGAACAAAGTCTGTTGCAAGGTGTCGCAAAACATGCACCTAATTAGCAGCGAACTACACCAACGTACTTCCTCCACGCATTTGAGGGTACGTTTCTGCACAAACGGCCTCTTATAGAAAGCAATGGGATATCATATACTAGCTTGATTGGGATCTCACAAAGCTCTCTATATATGAATGGTTTGTGTACATCTATTGATAATATTGATTGCGTATGGGCTGAGCTTCTATTCCAACATCTTTCTTCGTTTTGCCAAAGAGCATCTCAATCTCTTCCAAAGACTTCCCCTTGGTCTCCGGCAAGAAGAAATAGAAGAACACCAAAGACAACACGCCAAAGCCAGCAAACATGAAGGCGGCCCCTCCGATTGTAATTGCTTTGTAAATTGGaatgaaagaaaaggaaaccgAGGCATTCATGACACGATTCACAGCCACCCCAATGCCAACGCCGAGCGCCCTCACCCTGAGGGGGAATATCTCGGAGAGATACACCCACGCGATAGGCCCAATTCCCATAGAAAAGAAAGCAACAAATGTATAGACAGAAACAATGCTGAGGATCAGCGCCCACATCAGCTTCTCTTTTGAGTGCTCCACCATGGTAAGGGCAAAACCTAGCACTGCTAGGGCTATAACCATACCCATTGTGCCTATCATTAATAGCGGCTTCCTTCCAACTTTGTCGAGAAGAAATGTAGCCACAAATATAAACAGAGTCTTCGTAAGGCCTACCCCAACAGTTGCAAGCAAGAGCTTTCCCTTGTCGTGGACTCCAGCTGCCTTGAAGATTCTTGGACTGTACAACACAATCGCCTCAATGCCCGTTGCATGGTCAAAGAAATGAAGTCCGATTGCTGCGAATAAAATCCAGCGGACAGCAGGTGTAGGCCTTATCAACAGCTCTTTCCAAGCCCCTCCGCCCTGAGCCTCTTTGGAAAGCTTGACAACATTGTCTGTGCAGTTTTCATCGATCCCAACTGCACTTTTGATGTCCTGGAACCGCATCTCGGCTTCTTCTTTACTACTGGATATTTTCATCAACATTTTCTTTGCTTCACCTGTTAGAAAAAATAGTGATATAATGATTTGTCATAGTATCCGAtgctcttaatttatttatttttcatttcaattaaatatttcactcGCACCTCGAGTATAttttaaagttcaaaaattCAAGTCAAGTCGAACACTATCACCGAAGACTGTCACCTAAACTGTTGCTagtatttgtaattattttcataCATGAGGGAAATTAAGTTGGAATATAAagtaaatgattaattaaattcatcaatcTCATAAGTAGAGATTTAACATTACCTAGACGGCCTTTCATTGCAAGCCACCTGGGAGACTCTGGCATTTTCATGATGCCTATAGCCAAGGCAAGCGAAGGGATTGCTGCAACACCAAGCATCAGCCTCCATCCAAGCTTCAAAGTCAATTTGGCGAAGAAGTAGTTTGAGATATAGCCAAGTAAGATGCCAAAGCTGATGGCCATGTCCGGCAGGGAGGTGAGGAGGCCGCGGGATTTAGGAGGCGAAATCTCCGCAGTGTAAACAGGTGCAATCATAAGTGCAAATCCCACGCCAATCCCAGCAATGCACCTTCCGGTTAGTAGTACCGGATAGGTCGGGGAATACCCCATCAGAACCGAGCCAACCATGAAAACATTGGCGGCTAAAACAATTGTATAACGACGACCAATGTAATCTGAAATTCTCCCGGCTATTAGGGAACCCACCAAGGCGCATAGGTTTAGGATTCCGGCGAGGACTCCCACTTGGATGTCGTTGATTTTGAGATCTTCTTCTATGAATAACATGGCACCACTCATAACACCAGTATCTGAATATCCAAGAAGGagaataattaatatttcaatattaatctataataaataatatggacaaatattaaagaaaacGTGATTATATTGTCGTTGCATGTGATGATGGAAAACTTTGGTTTTGATTAAAAGACATCATAGTTGTGGTCCGACCACTAGAGAGAAGTAGTCTGATGAGCAGTACTGAATATATATTAGCATCAATCAGCAGCGAGAGAGAACTCACCATAACCAAATATTATGGAGATCATAGAGATAACTATGGTACAGGAAAGAGCATACTTGTTCAACTTTTCTCCATTACCCTTCCCCACTATCTCCCCCATTGAAGCTGGTCGGATAGGCAAATGAATAAAGAGAGAGGGTTGGAATGAAAATATTGGAGGCCTTTGTCCtggcaaagaaattaaaagggaatATATATGAGGGGGAATGGCAATTTCCAAAGGCTCTCCCTCTTTATAGCTGTAGCTAGTATGGGAAAACTATAGCTGGATTTggttgcctatatatatatatatttgtattcatCCATTTGTCACAAGTCGTTCGATCTTTCCATTCATCCAGTCTGGATTGAATTGCTTACTTAGCTTAGGATTTATTAGAATTCATATGTAGGTTATTCTATCCACTAGATTTCTTCAAATCTTAACTAATGTTGGTTTGTAATTCAATGGATGAGATTTTACCATATTAACggttattattttcaaaagatacTTGTTACATGTATATCTCTCATACGTATTTTCTGCTTTAAAAAATCAATcagatccaataattaatttttttttttttaaaaaagatttacTGAAAATATAGAGATATAAAAATAtgtttctcttttcaaaatatgaataaatatagGCTACAGCACCGGTTGATATAATAAATAAGATTGAGTTGCTAAAAATATCTACTAAATATAATTATCCGAAAAATCTAAATCTAACTTGGAGGCTCCAAATTACGTTGAGGCCAGGGACAAAAATTCCAACCTGATCTCCAAGTGAATTGGCGGCTTGGACTTTTGTTTCCACGATCTTATCCACTGTGCAACTCCCTCCTATTTTTTTGGatcttaaacttttgagataagtgatgatttaatttgaattgaccgtaaaaaaaaagatatgtaatacatttacaacttctatacaactctaacaattttttttttcaaactaatcattgtatctatttttctatatgtgtgtcttaaatatctaatggttaattttcaaaaaagttattaaaattgtacaaaagttaCATAAAAATTGTAAACTTATCATATCTCATATAAATTAAAGATGTACCTGTTAGATAttgtctccatatatggcctatatgccacatatacagtgtttattatatttattataaatataatatacggtattacggttaggtaatttaattaatttagattaccgtaatggaatcgtttaattgatttaaaattaattaataatattgtttccttgatgggaggaacaatacggtacttaccatatttgagggtccctgaccaatcctataaattaatagcttgtgtacaccatcagtacgacaatacagtcataggcaaaagctagaagatccctcagataattttatttttgttcttcagataAATCGTGGAAaggcttgagcaaatatggctagaggtaagcctgaatcctgtcttattcgttttccgctgcgcatgttagtttaagtaatatgttgattatttctaacatgtggtatcagagcaacctctatgctattttgctcagCATTGAGTTTTTTATTGAATTCATAATTTCTGTGAACATAGTTCGTTGTTTATTGTTCATGTACAGTCGTTTACACATTGTTTTGTGAACATAGTTTTCTTTTAATCATATTTACTGTTCACATATGGTTGACAAAACATTTGGGTTTAAGGGTATTTTCCATTTGTTTATACCGTCCGTTTTTGTGAAAAACTGCATCTGTGCctaaagagattttttttttttttttttgtatctatACACTTGCACACTGTAAAACATGATTTGTCGTGAAACAGTAGGGAGGAAATTGCTTGTGAAAATACTGAAAAGCATGATATTCATTGGTTATTACACTGCAAAACTCACAAGGTTTTGCTGTGATACTCGCGAATTCACCGTAAAACCCATCTTGTAACCATTGCCTGTTTTCCTCCCCCTTTCTCTTCCCCGATAGGCAGTAGGCGCCAGCCCGTAATGGCCGGCGTAGTCCGTGTAAGGAGGAGAGGCCGCTGAAGCGGACTCTCCCCGTCACCGAAACTGGCGACCCTTACGGGCCGCCAGATTTCTGAGTAAACGGGGACCTAGAAGGGGTCGCCGTTGCTGCTGAGCAGCGGCTTCGTGGCCGCTGCATAAGGTAGGCTGCTGGCAGAtggggaagaagaaggaggaagagGCGGCGGCTGCTGCAATTTTATCAGCTAGGGTTTTCAATTTTCGGGTCAAGGGGATAAGGCATCAGGGTAGGGTTTCAACCCATCAGGAAATTCAGGTCGGGTCAGCATATATGTAATTTCAGGTCGGGTATCGGGCTGACCCGAGCCAGAAGAAacccattcttttttcttttttcttttttttttaaaaaaaaaaagagaaggaggCCTATTTAAGTGGGCTAACCCGGTTTGGGCTAGCCCTATACATTGACCCATAAGCCTGGCTCAGTTAAGTGGGTTTGACCCAGCCCTATAAAGAGACCCATCAGCCCAATACAGTAGTAGCccattcaagaaaataaaaggaatggCTTATATGGGGTTAGAACTTGgaaccttcatgtccataaagtgccaagcttcaaaccatTCAGCTATGCatggttttatgttttcttattaaagttttatttcctttattatttacagtactgtgtattaaaattattgtttctttaatacatgaattgagaaatatattttaattgttgaatttatattgtttaaatataaattacttgatgcctagacctaagaataattaacaataccatatacgTTGGTGTATTTACAGTAATATCGAAGAAtacaatgtctagaaaagttctggttaggaaagtcttgggatttaagtgtgtccaagtgacccccctcactttcctgggaactcacctggttgcactttgaaaaatgctgtttaccccatttaggtattggtttgttatattcctggggctatttagtgggcatctataaagttgttagatgttaatgaagtcgcaattatcattatgattttgggagagccacagcatctcaatttttaatgataattacatcagaaTTACACATatgaacatcataaagaattttgttaGATGTTCATAAATTGCAgattgattattatgattttgggagagctaCATCTTctcaattttataataattgcataaagatcatacacatgaacttcatatagaaaaattaacatcgttttgtaattaattcataaatttaattacttatctccacatggaagtttttatttttatgacttaattggaataagataacaaatttagtattgaaagtaaaatttctctcggttgctcacaggtacgaagaattttatttatcaata carries:
- the LOC133862579 gene encoding probable polyol transporter 6, whose product is MGEIVGKGNGEKLNKYALSCTIVISMISIIFGYDTGVMSGAMLFIEEDLKINDIQVGVLAGILNLCALVGSLIAGRISDYIGRRYTIVLAANVFMVGSVLMGYSPTYPVLLTGRCIAGIGVGFALMIAPVYTAEISPPKSRGLLTSLPDMAISFGILLGYISNYFFAKLTLKLGWRLMLGVAAIPSLALAIGIMKMPESPRWLAMKGRLGEAKKMLMKISSSKEEAEMRFQDIKSAVGIDENCTDNVVKLSKEAQGGGAWKELLIRPTPAVRWILFAAIGLHFFDHATGIEAIVLYSPRIFKAAGVHDKGKLLLATVGVGLTKTLFIFVATFLLDKVGRKPLLMIGTMGMVIALAVLGFALTMVEHSKEKLMWALILSIVSVYTFVAFFSMGIGPIAWVYLSEIFPLRVRALGVGIGVAVNRVMNASVSFSFIPIYKAITIGGAAFMFAGFGVLSLVFFYFFLPETKGKSLEEIEMLFGKTKKDVGIEAQPIRNQYYQ